The Aspergillus flavus chromosome 2, complete sequence region TGCGGCAAAGTCCTTGGTCTTGCCGATATGGGCGCCATCCTTTGCATTGTTGAGCCACTGGCCCTTGTTCGCGCCGGTCTTGACGTCGCCGTACAGGTCTCTAATGTACACTCCGTCCTGGGGGTTGATGGGGAGGTTGCCCTCGCACTTCTCGTCCAGACAAAGCTGGAATTTACCATAGTGGAAGTTCATGTCGTCGGGTTTGGCGTAGTAGATTCCGTCGGCGCCGGAGCCTAGGGTGTTGCCATTGGGTGCGGTGAAGGTGTAGCATTTACCTAGAAAAGTTGTCAATGAGTAGGTGAACAGAGTGTGAATGTTGGACATCGCAGAAGCTTACCAGATGTTAACCCGGAAGTGCAGATTTGTTCATGGCAGGCCCCGTCCGGACCTTCGACTGTGTCTTTCGGGCAGACACACTTGCCGTCGACAAGAACTTTGCCATTCGCGCATACCGGCTTGCAGATCAGGCCGTCATAGATCTGTCCAGTTGGGCAGCACCTATAGCCAACTTCCCCAGAGCCAGCAAGGTCATGGCCTTCGGCACAGCAGTCGAATGCTGTCTCAGGGCTACCAAGAAGGTTCAGTCCCTTCAAGCAGCAAGAAAAGTACTTCTTGTCGCCGGTGAGGGTGGGAACGGTACCCGGCGCGGCACAGGTCTTGCTTGTTCTGCATGTAAACCCGGGATCACAGTCGGGATCATCGTACTCAATCTTGTTGTCGGTGATGACCACATCAGGGCCAACTTCGAATGTCGGGACATTCTTCTTGTACGTCTTGGCCTGAATGGAGGAGgcctggaagaggaggaccAGCAGGCTGAGTTGAGAAGGCTTCATTTCGAAGAACTGAGAGTGATGGTGTTGATTGAGCAGTGTTCAAGATGATGGTTGGAGCTTTGGAGTTGATTGTGCTGGACTCGAGACTCGATGCTCTTCTTATAGAATTGTGAGACTTGGATATTTGGAATTGTTGGGGGTAGGAACCCCCCATACCATACTCTCAGCTCCACAACATCTCGCACCCTTCAGCTATGAAGATGACAGGATGCATCTGTTCGTTTGAAGGTCAGCTGAAAAGACCCTGTCATGGTCAATGTGTCGTCTCTAGTAGTATAAGGCTAGACGCCGATGGACAGAACCAATCGAGAGCGCCACTAGCTAGACAGACCGCAGGCCCTTGCTTCATTCAGTCAGCAACTGTTGCCTATTTGTCACTATCACAGGGGTAGATACttgatgaggaggacggGGGCACTGGAAGACCGGCCCACTTAAGATCCCCGTTTAGTCCAAGGGATTTTGAAAGGTCCAGACCGATCTAAGATTCTCCCACTGGTACCCAGAAGAATAGAAGGATAGACTGAATACGCAAAGCAAATCATGCTGTGTACTGTAGCGCCAGTATGTAGAATATCATCTCAATATCGTGCCAGGAGAGGGGACGTTTTGTTTTCATAATGTTAAAAGGTGAGTTTTCGCTGCCAGTAACCCCAACGTTTCCCCTCAGAAGTAGAAGGTATGACAAGAACGGTATGCTTCGCAAACCAAGCGAATTCTGTCTTACTACCACGCTAGTAGGAGTGACACAAGCACAAGCCTAAATGTGAAGCACGAGATGTAAAGCATAGTCCAATTAGAAGGCCGACTGTCACTGCACATAAGCAAGCTCAGCTTAGCTGCGAACTCCGATTGCGTACTTCGGCAGGAACGGACCGATAGTTGAGTGGTTGTAACTGAAACATGGCTGCAGATTACTACGGCTATCGCCCCATGTACCCCAGACAGCGTAGTGCTCGGGGAAGTCCGAGTCAGATCCTTGCAAATCCCGCAAGCCAGGAACGACTTCTGCAATCCGTAGATCCCGCTTATGGGGCGAGATCGCTGCAGAAGACCGCAATAGTGGAGTCGACAAAGACACTATTTGCAACCCCGGTTGGGCACATGAGACAGTTGGTGCTACGGTTGTATGAGGCTGGCTGAGGTGTTTGTCAAATTATCATGAGTCCAGCTCTAACCGGTAACTATGCCCTAATTCAGTGTCAAAGTCAAGTGACAGCGATCCATTATTACCCCATGATTTCACTAACTAGAAGGTACACCCTGGTTATTAAAGTCCATGATAGTTATCTCAGAGTGAAGAAAGGCAGTGTATTTGCTACTGATCTGGTACTGTACTGATTCAAAGTTTGGGTACAATGTCAACAAGGGAGATAAATGTGTACAATATCTAGAAGCAAGAGTCAATAGACGCTGCTTTAGAATTCAGAGTACTTTACGCATAGGACCTTTGCAAATTTACATACTAAAGAAGCAAGAATAAGCCCTAGTGCTAGTCCGATCACTTGCAGATACGGTAATCCTGACCACCTAATTACCCCGCCTGAACATCATGTTCTTCAGCCGTACTGTTTTGCATGAAGTAAATCACACTCCGGACGCCCTTGCCCCTTACGATTAGAATATGCGCTTGCTTCACACCTTGACCTTTGAAACTAGAACTTTTCCGGATGGCGAAACCCCACCGTATGCGATTTTGTCACACacttgggaggaggaggaagtaaCCTATGCCGACTTGCAGGATTTGCAAGGTACCCATGCCACAGAGAAAAAGGGGTTCGAAAAGATTAGATCAAGCTGTTATACAGCAAATACCAATGGCTTCGATTACATTTGGATTGATACATGCTGTATTGACAAGACATCAAGGAACGCTGATCTGACGGAGATAGTCGGTGCCATCAATTCTATGTATCGCTGGTACGGTGAGGCTACTATATGTTATGCATACCTAGCCGATATCGTGTCCAGAGACGAAATGGAGGGTAGTAGATGGTTTACAAGGGGATGGACCCTCCAGGAGCTTATCGCTCCGAGGAATATGGTCTTTCTAAATAAGCATTGGAAGGTGCTTGGAACAAAGTCCGAGTTACGAAACGAGATTTCTAAGCGTACTAGAATTCCAATCGACATCCTCATGGGAAAGATGGACTTAGAGCAGACCAGTGTTGCACAGCGAATGGCCTGGGCAGTAGGAAGACAGACGTCGAGAATGGAGGACCGAGCCTATTCCCTGCTAGGTATATTTGGAGTTAATATGCCACTACTCTATGGAGAAGGGCAGATGGCGTTCATTAGGCTCCAAGAGGAGATAATGAAGGCCACGGAAGATGAGAGTC contains the following coding sequences:
- a CDS encoding cysteine-rich secreted protein, giving the protein MKPSQLSLLVLLFQASSIQAKTYKKNVPTFEVGPDVVITDNKIEYDDPDCDPGFTCRTSKTCAAPGTVPTLTGDKKYFSCCLKGLNLLGSPETAFDCCAEGHDLAGSGEVGYRCCPTGQIYDGLICKPVCANGKVLVDGKCVCPKDTVEGPDGACHEQICTSGLTSGKCYTFTAPNGNTLGSGADGIYYAKPDDMNFHYGKFQLCLDEKCEGNLPINPQDGVYIRDLYGDVKTGANKGQWLNNAKDGAHIGKTKDFAAAGKFSLSKWPCGKYCLGGVEWGVGPACPSLTPAITFFSQDPQMCTAFDLTEIPCDIKAPANNCIWKSGKNQCCGKVDCGL